One segment of Acropora muricata isolate sample 2 chromosome 8, ASM3666990v1, whole genome shotgun sequence DNA contains the following:
- the LOC136925452 gene encoding uncharacterized protein, with the protein MLDLPRTFTRRVIPADRNEIPRPDVICKTSHLEKISTEIPPYMADIKVGLLIGLNCPSALCPREIVYGEESDPYAVRSFLGWYVNGPLRTSQQIGKITCNRIRIGQEDTLTTPRGYVVSQRMVKEQITPQANRQMFELDFSEREKGTAMSREDIQFCETVESGIVHLEDLHYEMPLPFKHLNIQLPNNYAQAEKRLIGLKRRLKADERYYADYCSFMSDIISKSYARKVDDEFKDEVGRTWYLPHHGIYHPQKAKVRVVFDCSATFEGHSLNDKLLQGPDLTSNLLGVLTRFRQEKYACMADIEKMFFQVRVRKEDQTLLRFFWWPNGNLEQKAEEYCMTVHLFGAVSSPACATYALQHTADDNEDNYGTEVANTLRRNFYVDDVLNSASTEDKTIELAKDAKAVCGNGGFNLTKFVGNTERIINSIPDEHRAENVKNLTLGQDKLPIERALGVIWCIESDTFNFRIELKDKPCTRRGILSTISSIYDPLGFIAPVVLVGKKILQDICLSNSWDEPVDNATRNRWEK; encoded by the coding sequence ATGTTGGACTTACCTAGAACATTCACGCGACGTGTCATTCCAGCAGACCGCAATGAAATACCTCGACCTGACGTAATCTGCAAGACGTCTCATTTGGAGAAGATCAGTACGGAGATACCCCCCTATATGGCGGACATTAAAGTAGGTCTGCTTATCGGATTGAATTGCCCAAGTGCCCTATGTCCAAGAGAAATCGTTTACGGTGAAGAGTCAGACCCGTATGCAGTTCGCTCATTCCTCGGATGGTACGTCAATGGTCCCCTTCGTACTTCGCAACAGATTGGCAAGATTACATGCAACAGGATTCGCATTGGTCAAGAGGACACTCTAACGACCCCTCGAGGATATGTAGTCTCGCAGAGAATGGTAAAGGAGCAGATAACCCCGCAGGCAAATAGACAGATGTTCGAGTTGGACTTCTCTGAACGGGAAAAGGGGACAGCAATGTCACGTGAAGACATCCAGTTCTGTGAAACAGTGGAGAGTGGTATCGTTCATCTTGAAGACCTGCATTATGAAATGCCTCTCCCGTTTAAGCATCTGAACATTCAGCTCCCTAACAACTATGCACAAGCAGAGAAGCGTCTGATTGGCCTGAAAAGGCGTTTGAAGGCCGATGAAAGATACTATGCGGATTACTGCAGTTTTATGTCTGACATCATCTCCAAGAGTTATGCTCGCAAGGTGGACGATGAGTTCAAAGATGAAGTTGGAAGAACCTGGTACCTCCCTCATCATGGGATCTATCACCCGCAAAAGGCGAAAGTACGTGTGGTGTTCGATTGTTCGGCCACTTTTGAAGGACACTCTTTGAATGACAAACTTCTTCAGGGACCAGATCTTACTAGTAACCTGCTTGGTGTCCTTACCAGATTCCGGCAGGAGAAGTACGCCTGTATGGCAGACATTGAGAAAATGTTCTTTCAAGTGAGAGTTAGAAAGGAAGATCAAACTCTTCTCAGATTCTTTTGGTGGCCCAATGGAAACTTGGAGCAGAAAGCCGAAGAGTATTGTATGACAGTGCACCTGTTCGGTGCAGTATCGTCACCTGCGTGTGCAACCTACGCACTTCAGCATACAGCAGATGACAACGAAGACAACTATGGAACCGAAGTAGCCAACACCCTTAGAAGGAACTTCTATGTGGATGATGTTCTAAACTCTGCAAGCACCGAAGACAAAACTATTGAACTAGCGAAGGACGCCAAGGCAGTTTGCGGAAATGGAGGATTTAACTTGACTAAGTTTGTGGGCAACACGGAACGCATCATTAACTCAATTCCTGACGAACACAGAGCGGAAAATGTGAAGAACCTCACACTTGGCCAAGATAAGTTACCCATTGAAAGAGCACTAGGAGTCATTTGGTGCATCGAATCAGATACGTTCAACTTCAGGATTGAACTTAAGGATAAGCCTTGCACACGTAGAGGCATCCTTTCGACGATTAGTTCCATCTACGACCCCTTGGGTTTCATCGCCCCGGTAGTACTTGTTGGAAAGAAGATATTACAAGACATCTGTCTTTCTAACAGCTGGGATGAACCAGTTGACAATGCAACCAGGAACAGATGGGAAAAATGA